One part of the Vicia villosa cultivar HV-30 ecotype Madison, WI linkage group LG6, Vvil1.0, whole genome shotgun sequence genome encodes these proteins:
- the LOC131613454 gene encoding uncharacterized protein LOC131613454: MRKKSTPYCSFQYPSWYYDLKHTQPLRGNQCDNNDNSEKVKHACNVCSKDFQSKKALNGHMRIHKKDNKGIPPPPISSPQNIDLSKYLPEKSHKCSKRNSDINTIDNDHGDRKKLKLSSILVLKFKTVKKKLIIEDYSYSYLLFQYHEHEYCDCLHS; this comes from the coding sequence ATGAGGAAGAAAAGTACTCCATATTGTTCTTTTCAATATCCATCTTGGTACTATGATCTTAAACACACACAACCTTTAAGAGGGAATCAATGTGACAACAATGATAATTCTGAGAAAGTGAAACATGCATGTAATGTTTGCAGTAAAGATTTTCAGTCTAAAAAGGCTTTGAATGGGCACATGAGAATACACAAAAAAGATAACAAGGGTATTCCTCCGCCACCAATTTCATCTCCTCAGAATATTGACTTATCAAAATATTTGCCCGAAAAATCGCATAAATGCAGCAAGAGGAATAGTGATATCAATACTATTGATAATGATCATGGTGACAGGAAAAAGCTGAAGCTTAGCAGCATATTGGTGTTGAAATTCAAGactgttaaaaaaaaattaataatagaagATTATAGTTATAGTTACTTGTTATTTCAATATCATGAACATGAGTATTGTGATTGTTTGCATTCATGA
- the LOC131613455 gene encoding uncharacterized protein LOC131613455, whose product MTESSNPNRVLNVVPLRMISSDDVKATKPRMTHARRPEEGIRSKGAKPSSSSTKEELNKEGTRYVHNSIAKIVKRIMEENHQVPGISVPLQTIIPDPLKNISETEVAHTSGCDPAEEEINKDGQGGTNAVDLDEYSENELLASLNPSVAKRLMARRKGKAVFQSSPENNAKFKSPVKDSIKKRSTSACPIRSRAVAKSVGVGPSKCWSKVVPKKRKEREIVESESDVEVDVPDIPSRWKYVLQKRLAVERELTPNALENKEILELIQEARLLKTVCNLPKYEAQPELEVTDNKVCQVITTKQVKSWPLKEKLTARTKAKFDNATYIFDQTMKHAGSFSVKGPQ is encoded by the exons atgacagagtcCTCTAACCCTAATAGGGTTCTTAATGTTGTTCCTTTAAGGATGATTAGCAGTGATGATGTAAAGGCCACAAAGCCTAGAATGACACATGCAAGACGGCCTGAGGAGGGTATTCGAAGCAAGGGCGCTAAACCTTCTTCATCTAGTACTAAAGAGGAACTTAATAAAGAAGGAACCAGATATGTCCATAACTCTATTGCTAAGATTGTTAAACGTATTATGGAGGAAAATCACCAGGTGCCTGGGATATCTGTCCCTCTTCAAACCATAATTCCTGATCCTCTCAAGAACATTAGTGAGACTGAAGTTGCTCATACTTCTGGTTGTGACCCAGCTGAAGAGGAGATCAATAAGGATGGGCAAGGAG GTACCAATGCGGTGGACTTAGATGAGTATTCTGAAAACGAATTGCTTGCCTCATTGAATCCAAGTGTAGCCAAAAGGCTAATGGCTAGAAGAAAAGGCAAAGCTGTTTTCCAAAGTTCCCCTGAAAATAATGCTAAATTCAAGAGCCCTGTCAAAGACTCTATCAAGAAGAGGAGTACTTCTGCTTGTCCTATCAGAAGTAGAGCTGTGGCTAAGAGTGTAGGGGTTGGTCCCTCAAAGTGTTGGAGCAAGGTTGttccaaagaaaagaaaggagagGGAAATTgttgaatctgagtctgatgttgaAGTGGATGTCCCTGACATTCCATCAAG GTGGAAATATGTGCTCCAAAAGAGACTAGCTGTTGAAAGGGAATTGACTCCAAATGCTCTTGAGAACAAGGAAATCTTAGAGCTAATTCAGGAAGCTAGACTATTGAAGACTGTTTGCAACCTTCCCAAAT atgaagctcaacctgagcttgaagtgacAGACAACAAGGTTTGTCAAGTGATCACAACCAAGCAGGTAAAAAGCTGGCCCCTAAAAGAGAAACTAACTGCAA GAACAAAGGCAAAGTTTGACAATGCAACATATATCTTTGACCAAACTATGAAGCATGCTGGAAGCTTCAGTGTTAAGGGTCCTCAATGA